The DNA region ccccttctctcctccttcgGCCTCGTGCTAAATCTCGCGGCGACGCAGGCAGGGCGGGTCCCAGACTACCCTCCCTCCCCGAGAGCGCGTGCTGACCCACCGGAGCCGCGTCCTTACCTGAGGGCGCGGGCAAGGGAACTCAAGCTGCTCGGGAAGCCCGAGCTCAGTCCTGCCTACAGGATGAAGCTATCCGGCGAGCGCAGCGAGCCAGGGCCCCGATTACCCAGTAATGCAACCAGCAAAATGGCGACCACAACAAACCGGCCCCCCCGCCCCGgactccgcccccaccccccaagctgTTTCCCCTCACGTGACCCAGGGCAGCGCTCCGCGGCTGCGCTCAGAGGACCTTACTGGGACCCATGCGCAGTGAGCTAACGACCCCGCCCAAGCGCCGAAGTCCGAGTTACGGCTGCGCAGGAGGCAGCTAAGCGAGGAGCGTGCGCAGTGCGACCGGGTGGGAACGCTCGCCCCCACCACCACACCGGTGGACCAAGCGGGCGAGCGCCCTGTAAATAGACGTCGTCAAGCAATCAGCGGCAAACGGAGCGACTGATGAGTCttttaatagaaaaacaaacGTGTAACAGTAGCAACACATTCTCTGGCGATCCAGATGGCGCTGggcttcagttcttcactttggGAGGTGGCCTGAGAGAAGAAAGTGGACTTAGAAGAGCCCGTCGCCACTTTGGAGCACTCGTAACAAGCGCTGATGGGGCCCCGCGCTCACCTGTACACGCCCACGACCACGGCGTGGTCTCTCTCGTACGGCTCTAGGGTCAGCTGCTCCTGGGGCTTCATGTTCTCCTGCTGCATCTTTTTCACTTCAGAGGCAAAGACGGCCTCGGCGGAGGCTGTGGAGTCAATGCAGTTAGCCTGCAAAAGAGAGGATTTGAAGTCTGAGGCAAGCTTTGGGATATTCCCCCCTTTTTGTGCTTCTTTAAACCAGcagaatttgtttttattggagACTAGGCTTTGGAAATGTACGGAAAGACTTTGTTAGAGAAGTTTTCGATTTGGTTTGGATTTGGAACAGAAATCCTTCAACAGAACCCTATTTATCTAAAAGCTAgtgtttaaattttacatttttttttccttcctccttccttttctttaggaATTATGCAGCTGAGAATTCCAAAAACAAACGCAGCAAAAGAGAATGGGAAATCTGGTTGAAGTACTGGACATGCCTCTGAATTCAGAAGAAGACAAACTTTTTAAAGATGCACTTAGCATTTatctgttgtttgttttatacCAGGTTCTGttctaaagattccacatatactgAGAAGTGTAGTCCTTACATCAACACTAAAAGAGGACTAATACTGCTATTttacaagtgaagaaacaggCATATAGGTTAGGTAACTTGCCAAAGACACAGCAAGCTGGAATCCAAACTCAGATACTCAGACTCAGTGATCATGCACTCAACCACTATAGTCTATTGCCTCCTTAAATTCTATGGTTTTCAGTTTTGTAGACATTTTTCATTATGTTCTATTCAATTGGGTGGCTTACAGGGAGCTGAGAATACACTTAATCAGGGTTGTTTTGACCGACTGCTTGGTAGTTACAAACCAAGAAGATATCGCCACCCCATAGACTCCTCCAAGCTCCACACCTTAATGGAAATCACAAAGTGTCCTCCGTTACGCAGGAAGGTGTGGGCATTCAGGGCTACAATCCGGGTCTGGTCTGGCTGGGCCACGTCGGCAAAGATCACATCCACCATTGCTAGGGAGAAAGAAGTAGCAGTTAAAAGCTGGACCCACTCAATCTTCCCAGCTCCTCCCATGGGGCCTGAGCCCCGACACCAGCAGGTTCCTGGCAGTCTTCCCTGCCTCCAGTCTCACCTCCCCCCACAATGATCCCCCACCCTCCACAGTGCCCCCAAGATGGGTCCAAAGCCCACAGTTACACCAATCATTCATTCCTCTTGTAAACCATATTGCCACCTACTCTGTGGCCAGCCCCGGGCCGGGCGTGGGGGACACAGAGACGAGTCAGACCCGGACCCTGCCCTCGAGACGCTCCCGGGTCTGGGGGGGGAGACAGACACGTCATCAAAAAGGCAAGTAAAGGCGAGCACTTACAGGCAATAGCGTCTGCAGGATTGTGAAATGAAAACAAGTTGCAGGACAGAGGTAGGGTATGAATGcacagggaaaaaaaactcaggaagaaaaacttaaaaaaatgaaaatatggtgcatgacttttttaaaatcaggaaaagtCGACATCAAATTGTTCAGATCAGCTACCTCTGGGGGTACTTTACAGGTGCTCAATTTTCATACTATGTTtctgaactttttttaaaaaaccaaagttATTAATATTCACAATGGGTCCCTCTAGGTGTGCTTTCTGGGTTATGATCTCACCAGATGATGCTGATGAGGACCTCTGAAGAAGGTTTTTATGCCTAAGTGAGGGGTAGCATAAAAGATACTGGGTTTTGGAGCCAGGCAGGCAGGAAGTACTTGGTAGGAGGTGGGAGTGTCAGGAGATTAGAGGGAAAGAGGTTGGCCCAAGGACCCAGATAGCTGGGTCCCTGAAGCGGgaccaccacctccacctcacCTGGCTCCCCAGACCATTTGCATTTCTGCAGACTCAACCTGTTCATCCACTCCAATTCCATCCAAATCAGGGCTCCGGGGGCCTCCTCGAGGACACCTGGAGTGGCCTGTCTCACACCTTCCCCTCTCCCAAGCCAACCCTAGACCCCTCACCGATGAGCATGCGGTATTTGTGCGGGTGCCGAGCATCTTCAATGACAGGAATAATATTGGTCCGCTTCTTGGCCAAGTTAATGAGGTCACGGCCAGAACGGTGGGAGAACTCAACTGCATAGACCAGACCGTCCTAGAAGACATCAAagtcaaacaaaaataacaatgatAACTAGTCCTCCTGTATGGAGTGCCTACTCTGGCCTATATACCGCATGCAGCTCTTCAAATTCCCAAATCAAAACATTACCATTTAATGACCTGTTatcatgatgtgtgtgtgcatactaagtcgcttcagtcctgtctgactctttgtgaccccactgactgtagcctgccagactcctctgtccataggattctccaggcaagaatactggagtgggttgccatgcccttctggaggatctttccaacccagggattgaacccatgtctcttgcatctcctgcattggcaggtgagttctttaccgctagaagcacctgggaagcccttgttatcattttacagatgaataggTCCGAGGTTATTTTATCCTACTTTGTCTGATCTGATAGCCCAGGCCCCCAGTTCAGGCTTAAAATGAGAAAGCTAGGGCATAGAGATGACATAACAGCTAAGAATACCTGCACCGGGCCAGACACTGCTCTAGGCACGTTACAGGGTTTAATTCATTTATCATCACAATCACCCATTTTCCAGAGGGgcacactgaggctcagagagagtaaGTACCTGCTAAAAGCCACTTCACTGTTAAAAGCCTGCACCAGAGTCTGGGGTTTTTAACCATTAAATTATACACCCTCTAGCCTCATAGCCAAGTGAGGAATCATGAAGTGAGATGTCTGGGTGCCCTCTCAACAGGGAGGCTGCCCAGCCACACGGAAGCATAGGCCCCCAAACTGACAATCTCCTGTTTAGAGAAACCAGAAGCCCAGATTTgaggggtatcttttttttggctgcaccacatggcatacaggatcttagttccataaccagggatggaacctgcaccctctgcagtggaagtgtggagtcttaaccacgctTAACTAGTGAAGTCCCAGAGGGGTAGCAATCAAATCAAATGTACTCTCGGCTCTGGCCCCCCCAACATTGGTTACCCCGACACCCAAGCCCCTTCGCTCCAGGCCAAGAACTCAGGTGTGAGGCTGAACAGAGCTCTGGAGACCATGTGGTTCAAGCACTCCTTTCACGCACAGGCATGGTGACCAGGAAGGGCCTGGCTCCAAGCCCCTTGGTGCAGGGAGGCAGCCAGGGCCTCTGCGtccaggcaggggaggggaactttccctccctcccacttcttcCTGTCCCTCCGTCTACTCACCGGGCCGACGATATCAGAGACGTGGGAGACGGTGGTGCCTGAGGCAGCCCCGAGGTAGAGCACCTTGGCCCCTGGCTTGATGTGGATCTGGTCCACCCCGCCCAGGATCGCAGCTGCCAGCTTGGAACGGAAGGGGTTCCAGGCACGGTATTCAATTTTGTCATCTCCCTCCTGCACCCGGAGAGATGCGGATGGAAGTCAGTGCCAGGCTCTTCTGCAAGACCCCACGGCTCTTAACTGTCAGGCCCTCAAAAGGGACTGGACGCCCAGTCATTGTACGAGAAACAAATGAGTATATGCATCTCTGACCACAACAGGCAGGCCTGCGCTCTCGTGGGGGTTCCTGACTCAGGGAGAAGGGGCAGCGACAGGAACAATAAAGACAAGATCATCCCAGACAACAGCAAGGCAAGACCTCCGCGTTGGTTCTGCAAACACTGCCTGTGCTGCCCCCGAGCTCAGGCACTGGGCAGACACTCTGAAGGGGACAAAGGCCTTGCCCCCAGGAGTGAGGCCACGCTGAATGGACACACACGGCACGGGAGCAGTGACACGTGCTCAGGAGAAAGGTCAAGCCAGGAAGGAGCGCGTGACGTCCGGGGAGCAGGGTGCGGGCAGGTGGGGATGAGAAGGGGGCGGCCAGGAGAGCCCGGGAGGGGGAACTGCCCGAAGCTGACGGCTCACTCAGGTCAATGAGGAAGGGAGTTCCAGGCAGCAGGGAAGTCTGCAGAGAGGTCATGAGGGCTGCTTCTGACAGATAGGGCGGGGCAAGGGGGCTCATGAGGGAGATGAGGGGACAGCAGACCAGAGATGCTCGTGCTGACACGGGACCGGCCCTGCCTGGAGTAGGGAGGGACAGTGTTCCAGGCAGGGGGAGCGGGGAGGCTGTGGGAGTGGCTGGAAGACATGTGGTTAGGGGGCGAGGGAGACAGCACGTGCAGGCCCCCCAGTCACACTGAggacccaggacttgaacctgaAGCCAGCGTGGGGTCATGGAGGTGTCTGGGGAGGGGAGCGTTGTGATCTGACTTGTAGCTTAAGATGATCCCCAGGCTGTCTCATGTAGGATGAacaggagggggcagggagaccAGACTGCTGGTGGCCCTGGCGGCTTAGCCAGGCATGGGGTCTCACCGAAATCGAGACTCTCTTCTCTCCGTAAACGGATTCCCCAGGGACCAGGTTCTTGGTGACCAGCGCATCTTCCTTTCCTCGACAGATGAAGACGCCTGGAGGAGGGGGTCAGAGCGGGGTCAACACCCCATCGGGGCACCACCCCACTCCTAACCCCGGCGGGCTCCCCGCCCTCCTCACTCACCCTCATGTCGATGGGGCTCTACCATCACATTCTTCCCCGATgggtttcctttctttcctccccgACCACGACCCCGGTTGCCACCAGACTGGAACCCGCCACCTACAAGGCAGAGACACGGTGAGAGCAAAACCCCACGGtggttccctccccaccctagcCCCCAGCCCAGGGAGAGCCCGGTCCatcacctcttcctcctcctcctcctcgtccaCGGCCCCTGAAGCCGCCTCCTCCGCCACGACCTCGGCCCCCGCCGAAGCCTCCTCGGCCTCCGCCGAATCCTCCACGGCCGCCGCCGCGACCTCCGCGGTCACCAAAGCCACCGCGGCCACCGAAGCCGCCCCCGCGGGGGCTGAACCCTGTGATGGAAACAGAAATAGGAATCATCAATGGGGCCATGGAGTTTGAGAAGTTACTTCTACAGCGAAGGACTCTGCTCAGGAGAGaaatgtgtgcacatgcacaccgGGAGAGATGCCCACACGTGTCCACGGCAGAACCAACAGGACTGACCGGAACGTCCAT from Cervus elaphus chromosome 4, mCerEla1.1, whole genome shotgun sequence includes:
- the FBL gene encoding rRNA 2'-O-methyltransferase fibrillarin, yielding MKPGFSPRGGGFGGRGGFGDRGGRGGGRGGFGGGRGGFGGGRGRGGGGGFRGRGRGGGGGRGGGFQSGGNRGRGRGGKKGNPSGKNVMVEPHRHEGVFICRGKEDALVTKNLVPGESVYGEKRVSISEGDDKIEYRAWNPFRSKLAAAILGGVDQIHIKPGAKVLYLGAASGTTVSHVSDIVGPDGLVYAVEFSHRSGRDLINLAKKRTNIIPVIEDARHPHKYRMLIAMVDVIFADVAQPDQTRIVALNAHTFLRNGGHFVISIKANCIDSTASAEAVFASEVKKMQQENMKPQEQLTLEPYERDHAVVVGVYRPPPKVKN